The Cytobacillus firmus genome segment TTTGACAGCATTATTGAATTTAAAGCTCTGGAAAAAGAGCACTTGCTGAAAATTGTTAACTTAATGCTCAGTGAGTTGCAGGAAACCTTAAATGATCAGGAATTTGAATTAACTATTAGCCAGGAAGTTAAGGAAAAATTAGCAGAAGACGGATACCACCCTGCTTTTGGCGCAAGGCCATTAAGAAGAATCATCCAGGATGAGCTGGAAGACAAAATTGCAGATTTCATCATCGACAATGGTGGGAACAGACATTTACAGGCTGAGCTGGAAAACAGCTTAATTGTCATTAAACCAATGCGCTAATAGGATGGAAAAGAGCCGGAGTTATGAATCTCCGGCTCTTTTTTTATCTTATAAACCTTTATCATTCACTGAATTTAGCCAATTCTCAATTTCCCCGATAACTGACTCAACACATCCCTCTTCAAAAGGAGAAATCAATCCAGCTTCTTTAACAAGTCCAGTGAAAGGCTTACTCCCGCCAAGCTGGCATAGTTTTAAATAATCCTTCCAAGCCTCTTCCTGATTCTCCCTGGATCTTTTCCAAAACTGGAATGCACAGATTTGGGCCAATGTATAATCAATATAATAGAATGGAGAATTGTAGATATGTCCCTGCCTCTGCCAGAATCCACCGTTCTCTAAATACTGATTGCCATCATAATCTTTATGCGGCAAGTATTTCTTCTCAATCTCTCTCCAGGCCTGTTTTCTTTCCTGCGGTGCTGCTTCCGGATTTTCATACACCCAATGCTGAAATTCATCAACTGATACACCATAAGGCAGGAAAAGAAGTCCTCCGCTCAAGTGTGAAAACTTGTATTTCTCCGTATCCTCTTTAAAGAAGCCTTCCATCCAGGGCCATGTGAAAAACTCCATGCTCATGGAATGAATTTCAGCTGCTTCATAAGTTGGCCAGTTATATTCAGGTATTTCAAAATGACTGCTTGAATAGACCTGGAATGCATGTCCTGCTTCATGGGTAAGAACATCAATATCTCCTGAAGTCCCATTAAAATTAGAGAAAATGAATGGGGATTTATAGTTTTCAATGTAAGTGCAATAGCCACCCCCTGCTTTTCCCTTTTTGGCTACCAGGTCCATAAGATTATTTTCTCTCAGGTATGAGAAAAATTCGCTCGTTTCACCGGATAACTCATCATACATTTTTTGGCCGTTTTCAATAATCCAATCAGAATCTCCTTTTGGTACGGCATTACCCGTTTTAAATTCAAATCCTTCATCGTAAAATTTTAGCTTATCGACGCCAATGCGCTCTCTTTGCCTTTCCTTTAGCCTTGTGGCGATTGGAACGATGAAGTCCTTCACCTGCTTACGGAAATTTTTGACCATTTCCGCGTTATAATCTGTCCGGTACATGCGGAAGTACGCCAGTTCAACGAAATTTTTGTATCCAAGCTTTTGGGCGATTTCTGTTCTAACCCTGACAAGCTCATCATAAATACGGTCCAGTTCATTTTCATTTTCAGCCAGAAATCCAAAGCGGGCCTCGCTTGCTTTTTTGCGCATTTCACGATCTGTAGATTCGGTAAATGGCTCCAATTGGGCAAGTGTCCGTTCTTCACCTTCAAACTCAATCTTGGCCGAAGCAATTAATTTCGTATACTCTGAAGAAAGCTTATTTTCTTTTTGCAAAAGCGGAACGATCTCCGGCGAGAACACCTTCAATTGTGCTTCTGCAAGTGCAAACAGCTGATTCCCCCAGCGCTCTTCAAGCTCTGTTCTGAACCTGGAATTAACTAAAGCCTGATAATACTTTGTGACAAACCCTTCTATTTCAGGCTGTATCTCATCCATATAATCCTGCTCTGCTTTGTAAAATTCATCATTCGTATCAACTGAATGCCGGATATAGCATAGGTTGAACATCGTACCGACATCATTGCGAATATCGTTGATTTCCTTCATAGCCTGATTTTGCTGTTCTGCAGAAGCTGCATCTTCGAACTTCTCAAGCGCTGCTTCAAATTGCCCCTTTATTTTCTCAAGATTCGGACGAACATATGTATAGTCTTCAAATCTCACATTATTGCCCCCTCGTGTATATGTATATCGATTTATAAACAAACCACTAAACTATTTCGACAATATTTGGATAATTCCTCCCTAAACATATCTTATCAGTCACAAAATAAAAAACAGCCCGTCAAGGCTGTTGATCGATGGCTCTTTATT includes the following:
- a CDS encoding M3 family oligoendopeptidase; the protein is MRFEDYTYVRPNLEKIKGQFEAALEKFEDAASAEQQNQAMKEINDIRNDVGTMFNLCYIRHSVDTNDEFYKAEQDYMDEIQPEIEGFVTKYYQALVNSRFRTELEERWGNQLFALAEAQLKVFSPEIVPLLQKENKLSSEYTKLIASAKIEFEGEERTLAQLEPFTESTDREMRKKASEARFGFLAENENELDRIYDELVRVRTEIAQKLGYKNFVELAYFRMYRTDYNAEMVKNFRKQVKDFIVPIATRLKERQRERIGVDKLKFYDEGFEFKTGNAVPKGDSDWIIENGQKMYDELSGETSEFFSYLRENNLMDLVAKKGKAGGGYCTYIENYKSPFIFSNFNGTSGDIDVLTHEAGHAFQVYSSSHFEIPEYNWPTYEAAEIHSMSMEFFTWPWMEGFFKEDTEKYKFSHLSGGLLFLPYGVSVDEFQHWVYENPEAAPQERKQAWREIEKKYLPHKDYDGNQYLENGGFWQRQGHIYNSPFYYIDYTLAQICAFQFWKRSRENQEEAWKDYLKLCQLGGSKPFTGLVKEAGLISPFEEGCVESVIGEIENWLNSVNDKGL